AGGTGAAAGACCTGCATCTCCACCCTGACCAGTTCACTATAGAGAACGGCCTTCTGACGCCAACGCTTAAGGCTAAAAGAGGTGATCTCAGCAAGTTCTTCAAAGATGAGATTGAAAGCCTTTACTCTAAACTGCAGTGATGCATCAGCAAAGACCATATGGAATAAGTTCCAGAGACCCACGGACCAATTCGGAGAACCAAGTGAATGTACACCataaagcaggggtgtccaatcttatctggaaagggccggtgtggctcctgcttggttggaatgaaaacctgcacccacaccggccctttccggataagattggacacccctgccatAGAGCTTAGATGCGAGGGCAAGCTATAGAGATACAGTGTTGGTTTTATAGAAGAGCGAGTGAGCTTGACTGTGTCCATTAAGCCTTGTTTTGTGCTTGAATGTACATATTAAGGGAATACtccatttgcattttattttcaactTCATCTCAATACACTGCAACTGTAGTATATGTGAGATTTCCATGGACAGTAATTTCAATACATTTCCCATTCCCTAGAACAGAACTGAAAAGCAGGTGATCAAAGCGCTGTTGTAATGGGAGTCTAAGGTGTTGAATTTTGTCCATAAACATctgaaaaatgcatttatataatgtaaatacaaCAGTCTGCCACAGTCTAAGACATAGCTAAAGACATACAGAGATATCTGAATAAAGTAGCTCTACAGGTTTGTCCAACTTTCCAACACTGGAGCAATACAGTAAAAAGTTTGTTTTATTCTTGGTAACACATGATCACAAATTCCTCTTTGAAAAAGTATTCTCCAAAAGGATGATAAATGGGTTTGACTGAAGAATTCATGacaattattaaaaatgctttCATACAGAAATTCACTGGCTGCCCCAATGACATGCCCTTAGACttttattttaagtgtgttttattcaaacatttgttttttgttgttctcaATACAAGGAAATGTGCTGAAattgttgtttatgtttcactACAGTTGCAATAGACAAAGATTAGCCTGGAAAATGCTGAATCTGTTCATTAAATGCTATGTACATTTGAAAATATTAAGCACTGAAAAGTGAAAttactgaataaattatttccattgtttttatatatatatatatatatatatatatatatatatatatatatatatatatataaaaacaaaacaaaacaaaaacaagattaCATTAGACAGAGCAGAAATGTTTACTTCTCTATTGTGAGGTTAACATCAGTCttacaaaaataatcaaaaataaaaatctttttttttttttctgtacaaaGAATACAGAGTATTTGCATGACTAAGACCTTGATACAGCTGGCAAAAGGCATTGCATAAACGGCTTAGACatcaaagacagagagaaacagagaataTACAGAGACAATATATTCAAGTAAACCTTTGCTCAGATCCTAACAAGGAATACTTACAAGCCCCAGTTCTTCACTTCAGGAACAATTCCCTCTGTgccacatttcatttatattatcTTTGGAAATGTTACAAAGGTACACAAGTTCATATGAAGAAGCAGAAGTTGCTGGTTTGGACAGTTAGACAATTGATCTGCCATTGACTTGATTTAGAAACCTGACATCTCTGGATCAGCCAGGAACAGAAGTACAGCACGGTGCTGAGTCTGTGGAATCAGACTTCAGTCTAAAAACATGAATCttacaattttacatttttttttaaaccctaaaAGGAtccatgtagaaccctacaatgGATGATTTCCCATTCTATGCAGTACCCATTTAGAAAGCTAAAACCATCACATTAACCACCCACAGAACCCTtgaggaatgttttttttgctaAGAGTGTACAAGTCAAACAGTAAAACACACCCCACTTGTcttatttgtctttcttttcttcgcatGCTGGTGTGTTATTCGCTGAGTCATAGTGGCACTTTTCCACACAGCGGCGTGGAAACCACCCTCTAACGCGGATTCCAGCTAaatcagcagagagagagagagagagagagagagagagagagagagagagagagagagagagcgcgcaagagagagaaaagaaaaacactttttagaatgtttaaccttttaaaaatTCTCATTATATGAAATGATGACAAACATTTTCATTGTAACATTGATGTACCTTTGGTCTGTTCCTCATCCAAAACTTTGTCCCCATACATCCACCACCTGGATATTAAAACATCAAATCTCATTTACAAGTTGAATAATTCAATTAGTCAGTGTTTGCATTAAGCtctcagtcagtacgtttacatggacaacaataatccgatattaacccgattaagacagtactctgattaagaaactagcatgtaaacaatgattattgatgaccttaatccgactaaagtcatactcgaagtaaacacaaatcgaatttagacatgtggagtattcctgttttagttgcattatcgacgtgtattacagacatgtatacacattaatcacactattaacgtcgtgtgggagtttttaGCGCATTTTCCgtcaggacacatacacacacggcagtgctcaaccgtttgatggcaaacacGAGAGCATGATTGCGTCCGAAACTGCATCTCAGTTTGGGGACGCAGCcgacggcttcaagcagtcgtctatttgcacgtatagtatgacaaataattaactgcacttgaagctttcataaaattaaaaatgaaacacccaaaactctATACGGTACCATActgaagaccaactgtatgttgatacgtgaaattctggagggaacgtcggacggcgtggcgtggggacggaatgatgtgtgccgttaatcgctctatgttctatatcatgtacaacctgaacatgaaaggaatattctaaaagtgcttcatgtaaacaccttaatcacaatattgtcttactcagaataaggtcaataattagattactgctgtccatgtaaatgtagtcactgacTCACTTGGTTCCTCTTGTGGCTAAGATGGTTTCCCCTTTAGTGAGTTTGATCCTGGGTTCTTCAGTGCATGGCGACCTGAAGAATGTATTTATTCCCTTTCCTACTGGACACCATGCTCCATTGTAGTCCTCCACAACTCTGTACTGCACCTACAGAACGTAGAACCTGGCTTTAGACTTAAACCTGGTTTAGTTTATGTCAATGCTGCCATCTTGTGTCCAATAGACATCATGACAACTCAGCTACTCACACTTCTCACACGTTTGTCAGCTTTCTGCTTCAGCTGCTcaatctggggggaaaaaaagcgaCACAAATTCACCGGTGTTATGTGAACTGTGAAGAATATAATGTGTGATGTTACTGAAACTTGTAATGAGGACATACAGTTAATGTATGCTGGTGGCATTTGTCATTTACGGGCCATTCAATACCATCTCCATCGGGGGTCCCAGACCAGGTGAACACCTGCTTGAAGTTCGCCCAGCGACTTCCCAGGTCATATGGGAAGATGAACTCCTCTCCTGTTTGGTAGTATTGGATTCTATCTTTGGCCTGAAGGGAGCATTTGAGGCTTGTAAGACGAAGAGTATTGTATATGCACACAAATGTAATTCACCAAACATAATCACCTGAAACTGACATTCTTAAGGGACATTCCTAATTTGACTCAGCATGATAAggcatgaaataaaataatgttgttttaaaatttcacaatacaAAGCAATAGCAACTGGAATTGTAGCAGAGACTGTGGGCTTTTACCTGTAACTTTTATATGAGTGGTTCTAAGATTTGTAACCGATTTGTCAGGCACTGAGCTACAACGCGGGTCCCTCATTTAGCAGATTTATATATATCACACTTCTAAACCATAAAATTTGAATCAGGtattgaagattgggtgccagtaattagaacctgcttagggattgcaggtggaacctgtcttatttatacccctctcatatcttgTGTCAGGGGTCCCCTTTGTATTTGCTTTGCTAattctccaaattatttgaaatatatcattccactgtaaggaaaataatatagaagtggtgcagatttcaaacaacagCCAATTAGTCCATGGCTAATTCCAGaaccgtcccagcaaattcatcccaagagcagactgtctgatgcaaaaataagtctccaagaaccccaaaatttcaacacaggatctgctaataagtcttgcaactgttggtgtcagagTGCATACTTCTagaatcagaaagagattgcataAATTtaacctgcatgggaggcgtttcaggaaaaagcctttgctgtctaaaaagaacattagcgCAAGTCTACAGTTTGTCAATGAGCATATAGTCAAAGACCAGACGTTTTGTAATAAAGTGCTCTgaacagatgaatcaaagatagagttgtttggccacagtaacagcagacatgtttggtataGACCAAAGACAGTATTTCAGgaaaagcacctcataccaactgtgaagcatggtggtggaaatgttatggtttgggattgcttcactgcctcagggactttacagcttgcatgtgtgtgtatatagcaGAGTATATACAGCAGagtatatacagtggcaagaaaaagtatgtgaaccttttagaatttcatggttttctgcataaatttgtcataaaatgtgatctgatcttcatctaagtcaagggttttgacaaatataatgtgtctaaaataataacacaaaaaaaattctgatctttcatgtctttattgagaacaaccaaaaaaacctcatagtgcttgtggaaaaagtatgtgaacccttaagttaatgacctcaaaaaagcttctttttttttttttttgcacacctggagtctcgttaagaaaatgagtttggaggtgtggactacagctactttgactgataaaaacccctcaaacttttggagtttgctctgcacaagaagcacatgcttatgtgagccatgcctcgccaaaaagagctttcagaggatctacgatcaagaatggttgatttacataaagctggcaagggttacaaagtgatttcaaagattttagaaattcaccagtctacagttaggcaaacattctacaaatggagacactttggaactgttgctactctaccaagaattGGGCACctagtcaaaatgacaccaagagcacaacaaagACTCATcgatgaggtaaagaaacaaccctgcatgacagccaaagatgtgaaggcatcattggaactggctaacatctctatTCATGAGTTTACAATacataaaacattgaacaagcagggtatctatggcaggacaccatgaaggaagccactgcttactaaaaagaacattgctgcacgcctgaagtttgcaaaagggcacactgacactccacagcagtactggcaaaatgttttgtgcactgatgaaactaagattgaactatttggaaaaaccacacagcactacatctggcgtagaaagggcacAGCATATcctcatgaaaacatcatcccaaccgtaaagtatggtggaggtaacatcatgatttgggcctgctctgctgcatcagggcctggccagcttgcaatcattgaggggaagatgaaatcccaagtatatcagacaattcttcagaataatgtgaaaatgtctgtacgtcagctggaactgtgtagaagttgggtgatgcaacaggacaacgacccaaaacaccggagcaagtcaacaacagaatggcttcagaaaaacaaaatccacctcctggagtggccaagtcagagcctggacctcaacccaatagagatgctatggaatgacttgaagaaagCCATACACGAGATGTCCAAAAAATATGAcaagctaaagcagttctgccaggaagaatgggctaaaattcctcctgaacgatgtgcagttCTGATCCACAGTTACAGGAggcgcctggttgaggttattgctgccaaggtgGGGTCAACCTGTTATTAATTCTAAGAgatcacttactttttccactgccattttgaatgttgaatgagtgtgttcaataaagacatgagggatcagaattttttttgtgttattattttagacacattatatttgtcaatacccttgacttggatgaagatcagatcacagtttatgacaaatttatgcagaaaaccatgaaattccaaaaggttcacatactttttcttgccacggTATTATATGTAATAAGACATTGTCCATTAAGAAAGATGGGAATTTATTCAGCTTTGATGTTAACTGAACACTTCTAAAGCACATTCACTAATCTTTAGATGTTGCAGTGAAGTCTTTTCTATTTGATgaatacattaaatattttcaCTTCAGGGTTATTTCTTCCCCGTTTTTGTTCTTCATTTAACATAATATTATGAACATCTTATCGTATTAAATATTGAATTGTGAAATTTCTATTGGGATACACAGACACTACAGACCACATTACAGAAGTGCTTGTGCAGATTACTCAGAGTCTAAAGATAGCAACAAGACACTGCCAGAAACAGAAGCAAGTACATTATTACATAATGTACTTACTTCATAATAAGAATATAAGCGCTTCAAATATATATGGCATGTTTACAAGAATGTAGTTAAATCTAGAACATACTGACATATGGAATTAAGCTAAGCATGTTACATTTGGCAATGAAAGAGTATAGATGCTCACCTTCTCCTCAATCCATACTTCAATTGAGGTTTTGTTTCGCAGAATCACTTTTATCTGAAAGTAAAAAGCAATTCTTTTACAAGCTTTTTGCAATTGCACTCTATGACATTGGTTTAGTCATGGTGTAGAGATTTACTAAGCAATTGAAGTATGTGTTTTGGCCAACTCTGCTAGTGTCTCCCATGTTGtgtaagctgttttttttttttttttttttttttggggggggctgGGGGGGTTACTTAGCAGATGATCAGATTAACAAAAGTATTACGTAGGTCAAGTCGAGAAACACAGGATAACATTAAGTCAGGCAGTACAGCTAATTTTCCTCTCATGAAAACACTGCACAGTGGACAGTCTAAGGGACTAACGGAAGGTTTAAAAGAGCAGACTAAATAACATGCTGTACCTGAATAAAAAACAGCATGCCAACGGCAATGGTAGTGCCCAATGCCAGTCCCAGAGCAAAAAGATTAGCTGCAAAAGCTGATATGCTGAATGGCATTATGGGATGGTGGACACGTCGAGGGGCACTCATGTCTATCTTCACTGAGCTCCAACCAAAAGAGATCTGGAGCAGACGTACAAAGGatatacacaaatacagtaGTTCTTTATCATATAGACACACTGTATATGGATACATTTGCATTAGAGTTCAATTAGAGCTGGACTGAATCTATACGGCCCCTTTAAGGGTTATTATTAATCAAGGTAGTTTATTTGCCAGAGCCTAATATATACacagatgaaaaataaatataatagatACGCAGATGAAAAGATGGACTTACTGACCCGGTCATTTAACTGAGAGTACATTGTCATGATGAAAATGAGAGCAGCGTGGATGCAACCTAGCGGGGCGAGGAGGAGGAAAGTGGTGAAGTAGGCATGATTCAGATGTCCGCAGCAGTTGTTGATCCAGGGACAATGGTGATCCATCTTCATCACACACCTGAAAAAGGAGAAGAGAccgctaaatatatatataaaaaaataagtatttaaatatgCTGTGAAGTAACTCAGTTCTCAACGCAAGAACTAAATGCTACAATACTCCGATGCTGTTAGTATAGCTAGTAGTAAAAACACACGCAAATGCTACCTGTTACACTTTCTGCAGTGGTGAGATCTTGGGGCTTTATAGCCTTCACACACTCTACAGAACTGTAGGTACCTAGTGTCTTGCGGATTTTCCTGTTAGAGAGGAGACACCACATGACCAACATGCAGTTTTATTATACAGAGTTAATCAGATTACAGAAGAAAACTTAAAAatagatacataaataaatcactaaTCACTCCAGAGCATTGTATTTACCGGTTTCCACTGTAAAGGAATATATCCAGGACCCACAAACATGGCATTGAAATAGTTGTAAAGAATGAGGACAGTCCAGTTGATGAGCATAATAAAGTTAATGCTGCCACTCGTAGTGTCCAAGGGCCAGTACCAGATAATAGAGTCCAGTATGGCCATGGACGAGCACACAGCAATGACTGTAAGTGCAATGATCGGACCCCAGTGACAGAGCCTCCTAACCTCATGGATGTTTTCAAATACAATAATGGCAGATATAATGTTCATTTTGCACAGAGAGTATTTCGGCAGCTTCGTTGAAATGACAAATGGTTAGTTATGTTGTCTTTCTTTAATGAAATTATTTGACCATGAGGAGGATAATATATATGTTTTCTGTCTTCTCCGAAACATCCAGCGATCGGTCGTGTCATGGGTTACAGAAGCTGTCTGTGTGGTAGAGTCACTAGCTCTCCTCTTGTCTGGCATCCTTTCTCTCTGACCAGTCTGATGCTTTACTCTCGAGCTGGAAGCATGTCACCCATCTAGGCAGAAGAGTGGAGGGGAAATAACAGAGAAAAGAATAAGTCCATTGACAAATCCGGTATGGGATGAAAACTAAAGTTCAAATGGTATGCAATTTGCAGCAGTTGGCTAATCCATGGCAGTCGTAACACTGCTTGTGATGTTCCGCGAGGAGTCTGACTACTACACAGACTGCTAATGATTCTGTCATGTCAACAGACTGGTCTTGACTTGTCCTCTGGGCGTTACAGAAACCGCGCCGCAAAATTTAGGATACGCAGATCATTACATTCAActtaaatgtttataatttacGGCACATGCAGAACACATCCTAACCGTAAATCTAATCTAGAAACAGTCATTCGTTTGTATTTCTAGGTAACTACCAATATAGCAAGCAAGCTAGCGAGCACTGCTCCCATGAGATATGGGGATCATTCAGCAAATTATACATATCTGGCCATTAATGACAATGTAAATGTCGTAATACGCATTAGATATATTAGCAGTTACCTCTGAAAAAATATTTCCCTTTGCAGCAACAGCTAGCTATCACTCACAACATCCATTCACTCTCCCCCAAGTCAATACTACTCACTTCCTCATTCTCTCGGCCGCAGTCTGAGCGGTGCGCCACTCATCTCTTCCGTGTATacaaatggaaatggaaattatCAATACAACTGATACTTGCTTTCTTGTTCACTTTTGAAACACCCCGTGCAAAGTCCGAGCAATAATATTTATCTACAAcgttctttatttgtttgtttgtttgttttttccttcttcccctAGAACCAATGAAACAGTAATGTGTTTTTCGCCGGAAAACAATTTCAGTGACACATCCAGGAAGTGACGGCGACGTCAATAATAACATTTGATACAACCAGCGTAATAGTGTCGCGACATCCGTCTTAGAGCGGTTAAATTCACAATTCTCAACAATGTCTTCGGATTTTGAAGCCTACGAACAGGAGTTTGGTACTCTCACCGCAGAAATTACCAACAAAATAGGAAGAATACCGAAACTTGGTGGAGGTAAGTGCTGTCTCCCCCCCGAAAAAAAAGACTGTCAGCTGAACCGAGGCAGCTAGTCAGCTCCTGTAATGCTAGCGAGCTGGAACCAGCCCAAATCCAAAGCCGGTATGCAGTTGCCAAGGAGTCGCTACAGCGTGAGCTGAGTGCTGGTGCTCTCATGGaaaacgatttaaaaaaaaacaacagacttTCCATTGTTTCTGTTAGAAAGTTAACGACAAGCACGCGTTATCAAATGACCAGTGTGTTTTACGCCTCACTACAAACACACTCAGTGTTTAGTTTTCTGAGTTCTGACGTTATTCTCTCCTTCTCATGTTCTCAGTGACCGCGGTAAAGTTTATACAGCTGACGTTTCCTTAATAGCAGACCAGTTTAGAAGCTGAAATTTGTCTAGTtactaataaaattattattttttaaaaatctgtaatATGAAGCCTTTCTTTTTAGAAACCTAGTAAACTAGTAAGTGTCTGAGAGAATGGGGTTAATTGAATGTTACTGACATACAGGCCCCTCTGAAAGTagtggaacagcaaggccagttcgttcgttcgttcgtttgctgtacactgaataatacatttGGATATGGGAAGACAGAtcggaatttcagctttcaattcctgatatttatatctatatgtTTTAAACAGCACCCAGTTTTTTAGGTGCGTTTTTAgtaagtataggaacagatagtcttaaagtaaatgagacttaatatttgattgcatatccgttgtttgcaataactgcatcaagctgatGACTCACTGATATCACCAAActgttacatttttcttttgtgatgcttttccaggcatTTAGCaacctctttcagttgtttaatttatttatttatttatttattttttttaggggggggtcttttcttcaggaggtgaaatgctgctgggttaaggtctgattgatttgtccagtctaaaaccttccacttttcctctgaataattcatttgttgtgttggcagtgttttATGGGTCATTGACTTTCTGCATGATGAAGTagctcccaattagattggatacatttctctgtaaattgtcagtCAGCATGTTTctacagacttctgaattcattctgctgctaccatcatgagttacatcatcaataaagattagtgagtctgttccagaagcagccatgcaagcccaagccatgacataACCTCCACCGAGCTTGTCTAATGAGcttgaatgttttggatcatgagcagatccttgcTATCACCACCCTTCAGCCTTTACATCATGttggtagaagttaattttggttccagatcttttgtggctcatctctgtatttctttgtgaattccaatctggctttctgattctcaCTGCTGATGGTTTGCATCTTGCGGTATAGCATCTTTagtatatttctgctcttgaagtcttcttcaaacggtggattgtgataccttcaaccctgccctgtggaggatgttagtgatgtcactgactgttgattaggggtttttcttcacagcgctacaatgtttctgtcagcAACTGCCAttgttttccattttcaaaTCAGACTTTATTGAGAAATTTCAAAACACATTACAGACACATTTTTTTACAATTGCAAATGACTGCATTACACTACAttagttacatttacatcataCATATATTAACACTTCTAATTGGTTCACAGCATATTACACACAGTTAATTCTCACATTTACTTACATCGCAATTCACACTCCTCCTCAATATTTCGCACCTCGTCACATGCTTAATAAAGTCCATGggtgctttttttgttcttctttccattgtcttttgtctttttaattcacacataatctgtttaaaaaCCATCTCAGCGGGGATATGGCACTGATTGATGACCATTTTGCATCTcattttccatattttgtagtTGGTAATGCAGATAACGAGCCAGtaaaattctttttcttttatagtattgttttttttttttttatcaatga
This is a stretch of genomic DNA from Ictalurus punctatus breed USDA103 chromosome 13, Coco_2.0, whole genome shotgun sequence. It encodes these proteins:
- the zdhhc6 gene encoding palmitoyltransferase ZDHHC6 isoform X1; the protein is MNIISAIIVFENIHEVRRLCHWGPIIALTVIAVCSSMAILDSIIWYWPLDTTSGSINFIMLINWTVLILYNYFNAMFVGPGYIPLQWKPENPQDTRYLQFCRVCEGYKAPRSHHCRKCNRCVMKMDHHCPWINNCCGHLNHAYFTTFLLLAPLGCIHAALIFIMTMYSQLNDRISFGWSSVKIDMSAPRRVHHPIMPFSISAFAANLFALGLALGTTIAVGMLFFIQIKVILRNKTSIEVWIEEKAKDRIQYYQTGEEFIFPYDLGSRWANFKQVFTWSGTPDGDGIEWPVNDKCHQHTLTIEQLKQKADKRVRSVQYRVVEDYNGAWCPVGKGINTFFRSPCTEEPRIKLTKGETILATRGTKWWMYGDKVLDEEQTKAGIRVRGWFPRRCVEKCHYDSANNTPACEEKKDK
- the zdhhc6 gene encoding palmitoyltransferase ZDHHC6 isoform X2, encoding MNIISAIIVFENIHEVRRLCHWGPIIALTVIAVCSSMAILDSIIWYWPLDTTSGSINFIMLINWTVLILYNYFNAMFVGPGYIPLQWKPENPQDTRYLQFCRVCEGYKAPRSHHCRKCNRCVMKMDHHCPWINNCCGHLNHAYFTTFLLLAPLGCIHAALIFIMTMYSQLNDRIKVILRNKTSIEVWIEEKAKDRIQYYQTGEEFIFPYDLGSRWANFKQVFTWSGTPDGDGIEWPVNDKCHQHTLTIEQLKQKADKRVRSVQYRVVEDYNGAWCPVGKGINTFFRSPCTEEPRIKLTKGETILATRGTKWWMYGDKVLDEEQTKAGIRVRGWFPRRCVEKCHYDSANNTPACEEKKDK